One region of Blattabacterium cuenoti genomic DNA includes:
- a CDS encoding c-type cytochrome — MKRISFFIFIFSFFLIGEGKLKAETDTIKGDVENGTELFKKNCTACHSLDLEKKMIGPALYGVTEKRSRKWLHQWIRNNKSLRENGDKEAISIYEEYGNIEMNAFPQLSEKQIDDILFFIKNKDSIKKKENRKINHYEYETNNEEKQFLVKLIIFCFFILFLILLWIVYKIQILNRLIHKSEGKTKVSIFICIKDFIINVLYQKILGDDKKKWYLFSCFTGFFFLLGTYETWNFLMKIDVNKGYKPKQPIYFSHKIHSEINHIDCQYCHSSAKYGKVSGIPSVNVCMNCHITIHEYNGDYLEKGKSRDEYNREIQKIYKAVGWNPETRKYSEKTYPIQWIRIHNMPDFVYFDHSQHVITGEKKIRKLKKVNLVCNACHGEIQKMDTVEMSNDFTMEWCISCHKNVEIDTKNKYYKEYFPNKKNKKITVDMIGGIECAKCHY; from the coding sequence ATGAAAAGAATTTCGTTTTTTATTTTCATTTTTTCTTTTTTTTTAATAGGAGAAGGGAAACTAAAAGCTGAGACTGATACAATAAAAGGAGACGTTGAAAATGGAACTGAACTTTTTAAAAAAAATTGTACAGCATGTCATTCTCTTGATTTAGAAAAAAAAATGATAGGGCCTGCTTTATACGGTGTTACTGAAAAAAGAAGTCGTAAGTGGTTACACCAATGGATCAGGAATAATAAATCTTTAAGAGAAAATGGAGATAAGGAAGCCATATCAATTTATGAAGAATATGGAAATATAGAAATGAATGCGTTCCCTCAATTATCTGAAAAACAAATAGATGATATTTTATTTTTCATAAAAAATAAAGATTCGATAAAAAAAAAAGAGAATCGTAAAATAAATCATTATGAATATGAAACCAATAATGAAGAAAAGCAATTCTTAGTAAAACTAATTATTTTTTGTTTTTTTATTCTATTTTTAATCTTGCTTTGGATTGTATACAAAATACAAATTTTAAATAGGTTAATCCATAAAAGTGAAGGAAAGACAAAAGTTTCCATTTTTATTTGTATAAAAGATTTTATAATAAATGTTTTATATCAAAAAATATTAGGAGATGATAAAAAAAAGTGGTATTTATTTTCTTGTTTTACGGGATTTTTTTTCCTATTGGGGACATATGAAACTTGGAATTTTTTAATGAAAATAGATGTAAATAAAGGATATAAACCTAAACAACCTATTTATTTTTCTCACAAAATTCATTCTGAAATTAATCACATTGATTGTCAGTATTGTCATTCCTCGGCAAAATATGGAAAAGTATCTGGAATTCCTTCAGTTAATGTTTGTATGAATTGTCATATTACTATTCATGAATATAATGGAGATTATTTGGAAAAAGGAAAAAGTAGAGATGAATATAACAGAGAAATACAAAAAATATATAAAGCTGTAGGATGGAATCCAGAAACAAGAAAATATTCTGAAAAAACTTATCCTATTCAATGGATACGTATTCATAATATGCCGGATTTTGTCTATTTTGATCATTCTCAACATGTCATTACAGGAGAAAAAAAGATCAGAAAATTAAAAAAAGTAAATTTAGTTTGTAATGCTTGTCATGGAGAAATACAAAAAATGGATACAGTAGAAATGTCTAATGATTTCACCATGGAGTGGTGTATATCTTGTCATAAAAATGTTGAGATAGATACAAAAAATAAATATTACAAAGAATATTTTCCAAATAAAAAAAATAAAAAAATAACTGTTGATATGATTGGAGGGATTGAGTGCGC